A DNA window from Ostrea edulis chromosome 5, xbOstEdul1.1, whole genome shotgun sequence contains the following coding sequences:
- the LOC125650385 gene encoding C-C chemokine receptor type 1-like gives MENISERANLTDFRCTMTNSSVESYICIISEFAPMTIWFDRYMTIFWYCLGITGNSLTIKIWSKRVSRTNMSAMYLIVLAVTDLFYLLLHVIQELKFAWGFPTTDVNGWCQLYFVLYMFTMYMSPLLILGFTIERFLSIITPFKSQRFSITNRGPFEISGITLLALLLALPQIFSWEIQRGECQGPDHQFHAVWSWISDSLVFVIFPVTSLVLNSVVMKAASKAAKKRQSTLPICRGNSTPDRSTRQNKSKLSPSTLTLMCVSFYRIITVIPVTILFALQREFNYGRFDLSLSQIEHDRVWENHFMWYRAKKTVDEIGLSQYCCNIFIYLITASHFRHEMKKLFYFVPFMRSDGFDSTFNRTSVEMSFLKNKSKDDI, from the coding sequence ATGGAGAACATCTCGGAGAGGGCCAACTTAACCGACTTCCGGTGCACAATGACAAACAGCAGCGTAGAATCTTACATCTGCATCATCTCGGAATTTGCACCAATGACCATTTGGTTCGATCGCTACATGACCATATTCTGGTACTGTCTGGGAATAACCGGAAACTCTTTGACCATCAAAATATGGTCAAAACGCGTGAGCCGGACAAACATGTCTGCGATGTATCTAATCGTCCTCGCTGTCACCGATTTATTTTATCTGTTACTTCATGTGATACAGGAATTGAAATTTGCATGGGGATTCCCTACAACCGACGTGAACGGGTGGTGCCAGCTCTACTTTGTACTCTATatgtttacaatgtatatgagtCCACTTTTAATTCTTGGATTTACTATCGAACGGTTTCTGTCGATTATAACCCCATTCAAAAGTCAGAGATTTTCCATCACTAACCGCGGTCCGTTCGAGATCAGCGGGATCACTCTGCTTGCTCTTTTATTAGCTTTGCCTCAGATATTTTCGTGGGAAATACAGCGGGGCGAATGTCAGGGACCGGATCACCAATTCCATGCCGTTTGGTCCTGGATTTCAGACAGCCTCGTTTTTGTTATCTTCCCAGTGACGTCACTTGTTTTGAATTCTGTGGTAATGAAGGCAGCTTCCAAGGCCGCTAAAAAGCGGCAGAGCACATTACCTATCTGTCGGGGGAACTCCACGCCCGATAGATCCACCCGCCAAAACAAAAGTAAACTTAGTCCCTCCACCTTAACATTAATGTGTGTTTCATTTTACAGAATCATAACTGTTATACCGGTGACCATACTATTTGCTCTTCAAAGGGAATTCAATTATGGTAGATTCGACCTCTCCTTGTCTCAGATCGAGCATGACCGTGTGTGGGAAAACCACTTTATGTGGTACCGAGCGAAGAAAACCGTGGATGAGATTGGCCTGTCTCAATATTGCTGtaacatatttatatatctaataACCGCCAGTCACTTTCGGCATGAGATGAAGAAACTTTTCTATTTCGTGCCTTTTATGCGATCAGACGGATTTGACAGCACTTTCAACAGAACCTCAGTGGAAATGAGCtttctgaaaaataaatcaaaggATGATATTTAA